One segment of Niveibacterium microcysteis DNA contains the following:
- a CDS encoding c-type cytochrome — MNKRQSRLFAIGATALSALAFLGLTIDSHRQFGTLTHAENITPAVAHGKDVWHKYNCINCHTLFGEGAYYAPDLTKITQHRGAAYLQAYLRDPARFYDEKRSRRLMPTQNLSESEITDVIAFLDWVSKVDNQDWPPRPILVVGNALPGADQAAKRESGVATPTADRSAASAQDPIASGQALFSAVTPPCAVCHSVTPGVNMAGPSLGGIATRAQQRIATADYKGRAKDVPSYIRESIEHPSAYIVPGTMYSSNGQSFMPSTYASSLKPEQIDQLVAYLATLK; from the coding sequence ATGAACAAACGTCAAAGCCGCCTTTTCGCAATCGGGGCCACAGCCCTCTCGGCCCTCGCTTTCCTTGGGCTGACGATCGACAGTCACCGCCAGTTCGGCACCCTGACCCATGCCGAAAACATTACGCCAGCCGTGGCACACGGCAAGGATGTCTGGCACAAGTACAACTGCATCAACTGCCACACGCTGTTTGGCGAGGGCGCTTACTACGCACCGGATCTGACCAAGATCACGCAGCACCGTGGCGCTGCCTACCTTCAGGCCTATCTGCGGGATCCGGCGCGCTTCTATGACGAGAAACGCAGCCGCCGCCTCATGCCCACCCAGAATCTGTCGGAGAGCGAAATCACGGACGTGATTGCCTTCCTCGACTGGGTCAGCAAGGTTGATAACCAAGACTGGCCGCCGCGCCCGATCCTCGTCGTCGGAAACGCGCTTCCGGGCGCCGATCAGGCCGCCAAACGCGAGTCTGGCGTTGCTACGCCGACCGCTGACCGTTCAGCGGCGTCTGCACAGGATCCCATCGCCTCTGGGCAGGCGCTGTTCAGCGCGGTGACTCCGCCATGCGCCGTATGCCATTCGGTGACGCCTGGCGTGAATATGGCAGGGCCTTCACTCGGTGGCATCGCCACCCGCGCTCAACAGCGAATCGCGACGGCGGACTACAAGGGCCGTGCCAAGGACGTGCCTTCCTATATTCGTGAGTCGATAGAACACCCAAGCGCCTACATCGTGCCGGGCACCATGTACTCGTCGAACGGACAGAGTTTCATGCCTTCGACCTATGCCTCGTCGCTGAAACCTGAACAGATCGACCAGCTCGTGGCCTATCTGGCCACGTTGAAATAG
- a CDS encoding cupin domain-containing protein yields the protein MAIHHASPGELIDIRPRQGKIEGALSKALYKSKGLEVFRLFLVAGKVIPEHRVPGELTVQCLEGIVEFTAAGSSRIMRQGDLICLEGGEPHALKGVEDGSVLVTLLLDHR from the coding sequence ATGGCGATCCACCACGCATCACCGGGCGAACTGATCGACATTCGCCCTCGCCAAGGCAAGATCGAAGGCGCACTCAGCAAGGCGCTCTACAAATCAAAGGGCCTTGAAGTCTTCCGCCTCTTTCTGGTTGCCGGAAAGGTGATTCCTGAGCATCGGGTGCCAGGGGAACTCACCGTTCAGTGCCTGGAGGGGATCGTTGAGTTTACGGCTGCGGGTAGCAGCCGGATCATGCGCCAGGGCGACCTGATCTGTCTGGAGGGGGGCGAACCTCATGCGCTTAAAGGCGTTGAGGATGGCTCAGTGCTTGTCACGTTGCTGCTCGATCACCGGTAG
- a CDS encoding MarR family winged helix-turn-helix transcriptional regulator — translation MMARTKNALGRLPEKSVTSADYERLAAFRLALRRFLEFSSSAACDAGLTPQQHQALLSIKGKPGDVPMSIGELAEHSCVRHHTAVELVDRLEKMDLLVREPDVEDARKVRLRLTAKAERILVDLSAAHLDELHRIGPNLAALLNELAAKHD, via the coding sequence ATGATGGCGAGGACGAAGAACGCATTGGGCCGGCTTCCCGAGAAGTCGGTCACCTCGGCGGACTACGAACGCTTGGCTGCGTTTCGTCTGGCGCTGCGTCGTTTCCTGGAGTTCAGCAGTTCGGCCGCCTGCGATGCGGGCTTGACACCTCAACAACATCAAGCGCTGTTGTCGATCAAGGGTAAGCCGGGCGACGTGCCAATGAGTATTGGTGAGCTTGCAGAACATTCATGCGTTCGGCATCACACCGCAGTAGAGCTGGTCGATCGATTGGAAAAGATGGATTTGCTTGTACGGGAGCCTGACGTCGAGGATGCGCGAAAGGTCCGTCTGAGACTGACTGCGAAAGCGGAGCGCATTCTCGTTGACCTGTCAGCGGCTCACCTCGATGAACTTCACAGGATCGGACCCAATCTGGCAGCCCTGCTGAATGAGCTTGCTGCCAAGCACGATTGA